In a single window of the Solea senegalensis isolate Sse05_10M linkage group LG1, IFAPA_SoseM_1, whole genome shotgun sequence genome:
- the LOC122778762 gene encoding zinc finger protein 184-like encodes MLLQCLSVRPDGPHGGALLEHCTSSSTRTRTRTIKPAVRLSPTLIPESRTQKRPTPQNHNTSTRNTATPRRRKRSRLPRSPDTEQEEEDPGDTGDPSWTPGPGEETAASPESVWRDSNSQHALVAVKLEVDSIVCDVCGKVMKNKSSLARHSFIHTGKKPFACHLCELRFNRRDNLQHHLNRLHPHGVTRLEKQRAAPAWLCATCGKTFSCRSRLKTHEVIHSGVKPHRCDLCPKAYMRTNDLEHHKKIVHVEGVATTPRPSSLLCDFCGKEFKCRSQLVVHLQTHTGERPHLCDICGRKFARQHQLKRHKILTHANHENGDEPPTPDTSFACSVCGKQLKSEAHLAAHSHAHTDEKPHRCGVCLRSFQRATCLKQHHLRVHLKVRANNAARGVSRNRRSAAQAKTFPCSVCGKVFKFKSLLTSHSLIHSEVRPHACDFCSRCFRRRSHLKRHREVVHANGARAPQSFVCHICGKDKKCRSQLDRHVIIHTGERPFACDLCSARFNRRGNLQQHRRRMHTVGESPTEEAPPILFDNDMILTYKQEETVVTAHTSTEELEVSANEDDNTDDAQQIHTS; translated from the exons atgctgctgcagtgtttgtccGTCAGACCTGATGGACCACACGGGGGCGCTCTGCTGGAGCattgcacctcctcctccaccagaaccagaaccagaaccatcAAACCTGCTGTCAGACTCTCGCCCACACTCATTCCAGAGTCTAGAACCCAGAAGAGACCCACTCCTCAGAACCACAACACCAGCACACGGAACACGGCGACTCCACGCCGCCGCAAACGCTCACGGCTCCCCCGGTCACCTGACactgagcaggaggaggaggacccaGGAGACACAGGTGATCCCAGCTGGACTCCAGGTCCAGGTGAAG AAACGGCGGCGTCTCCGGAGAGTGTGTGGCGTGACTcaaactcccagcatgcacttgTGGCGGTGAAGCTGGAGGTCGACAGCATCGTGTGCGACGTTTGTGGGAAAGTGATGAAGAACAAGTCGAGTTTGGCTCGGCACTCCTTCATCCACACGGGGAAGAAGCCATTTGCCTGTCACCTGTGTGAGCTGCGCTTCAACCGCCGCGATAACCTGCAGCACCACCTGAACAGGCTCCACCCACACGGCGTCACCAGGCTGGAGAAGCAGCGTGCGGCACCGGCGTGGCTCTGCGCCACCTGTGGGAAAACCTTCAGCTGCAGGTCGCGACTGAAGACGCACGAGGTCATTCACTCCGGAGTCAAACCTCACCGCTGTGACCTTTGCCCTAAAGCCTACATGAGGACTAACGACCTAGAGCACCACAAGAAGATCGTCCATGTAGAGGGCGTGGCCACGACGCCACGGCCCAGCTCACTGCTCTGCGACTTCTGCGGTAAAGAGTTTAAATGTCGTTCGCAGCTCGTCGTCCACTTACAGACGCACACGGGCGAGCGGCCGCATCTCTGCGATATCTGTGGGCGCAAGTTCGCCCGACAGCACCAGCTCAAACGCCACAAGATCCTCACGCACGCTAACCACGAGAATGGAGACGAGCCGCCGACACCTGACACGTCCTTTGCCTGCAGCGTTTGTGGGAAGCAGCTAAAATCTGAAGCTCACCTTGCCGCTCACTCGCACGCCCACACGGATGAGAAGCCACACCGCTGCGGCGTCTGTCTGCGAAGTTTTCAGCGTGCCACCTGCCTGAAGCAGCACCACCTGCGCGTCCACCTGAAGGTCAGAGCTAACAATGCAGCGCGTGGCGTCAGCAGGAACAGGAGGAGCGCGGCACAGGCCAAAACCTTCCCATGTTCCGTCTGCGGAAAAGTCTTCAAGTTCAAATCCCTGCTGACGAGTCACTCACTGATCCACAGCGAAGTCCGGCCGCACGCCTGCGACTTCTGCAGCCGCTGCTTCCGCCGCCGCAGCCACCTGAAGAGGCACCGCGAGGTCGTCCATGCCAACGGAGCGCGAGCGCCACAGAGTTTCGTCTGCCACATCTGCGGCAAAGACAAGAAGTGTCGCTCGCAGCTCGACCGCCACGTCATCATCCACACGGGCGAGCGGCCGTTCGCCTGCGACCTCTGCTCCGCCCGCTTCAACCGCCGCGGcaacctgcagcagcacaggagGCGCATGCACACCGTGGGGGAGTCGCCCACCGAGGAGGCTCCACCCATTCTGTTTGATAACGACATGATTCTGACGTACAAACAGGAAGAGACGGTGGTCACTGCTCACACGTCCACCGAGGAGCTAGAGGTGTCGGCCAACGAAGACGACAACACGGACGACGCACAACAGATTCACACTTCCTGA